Proteins encoded in a region of the Triticum dicoccoides isolate Atlit2015 ecotype Zavitan chromosome 3A, WEW_v2.0, whole genome shotgun sequence genome:
- the LOC119273682 gene encoding 11S globulin seed storage protein 2-like produces MVQRTTTAEVMCMDLSPKKPVKAYGSDGGSYYDWSPADLPMLGAASIGAAKLHLSAGGLALPSYSDSAKVAYVLQGAGACGLVLPEAAKEKVIPVKEGDALALPFGAVTWWHNTEGSTAELVVLFLGDTSKGHTPGRFTNFQLTGASGIFTGFSTEFVARAWDLDQNAAAKIVSTQPGSGVVKIAAGHRMPEPRAEDREGVVLNCLEAPLDVDIPGGGCVVVLNTANLPLVKEVGLGADLVRIGGRSMCSPGFSCDSAYQVTYIVRGGGRVQAVGIDGTRVLETRAEAGCLFIVPRFFVVSKIADDTGMEWFSIITTPNPIFSHLAGRTSVWKAISPAVLESAFNTSPEMEKLFRSKRLDSEIFFAPS; encoded by the exons ATGGTGCAGCGCACTACCACCGCCGAAGTCATGTGCATGGACCTGTCGCCCAAGAAGCCTGTCAAGGCCTATGGCAGCGATGGTGGCTCGTACTACGATTGGTCGCCGGCCGACCTGCCGATGCTCGGCGCGGCCTCCATTGGCGCCGCAAAGCTGCACCTCTCCGCCGGCGGGCTCGCGCTTCCCAGCTACTCCGACTCTGCCAAGGTCGCCTACGTGCTCCAGGGCGCCGGCGCCTGCGGCCTCGTGCTCCCTGAGGCGGCCAAGGAGAAGGTGATCCCCGTCAAGGAGGGCGACGCGCTCGCGCTGCCCTTCGGCGCCGTCACCTGGTGGCACAACACCGAGGGATCCACTGCCGAGCTCGTGGTGCTCTTCCTCGGCGACACCTCCAAGGGCCACACCCCAGGCCGCTTCACCAACTTCCAGCTCACCGGCGCCAGCGGCATCTTCACGGGCTTCTCCACTGAGTTCGTCGCGCGCGCCTGGGACCTTGACCAGAACGCTGCTGCTAAGATCGTCTCCACCCAGCCTGGCTCCGGCGTCGTGAAGATTGCCGCAGGGCACCGGATGCCGGAGCCTCGCGCCGAGGACCGGGAGGGCGTGGTGCTCAACTGTTTAGAGGCGCCGCTGGACGTGGACATCCCGGGCGGCGGCTGTGTCGTGGTGCTCAACACGGCCAACCTGCCACTGGTGAAGGAGGTTGGGCTGGGCGCCGACCTGGTGAGGATCGGCGGCCGCTCCATGTGCTCGCCGGGCTTCTCCTGCGACTCGGCATACCAGGTCACGTACATCGTGCGCGGCGGCGGGCGCGTCCAGGCCGTGGGCATCGATGGCACCCGCGTGCTCGAGACCCGTGCCGAAGCCGGGTGCCTCTTCATCGTGCCCAGATTCTTTGTCGTCTCCAAGATCGCCGACGACACCGGCATGGAGTGGTTCTCCATCATCACCACTCCCAA CCCGATATTTAGCCACTTGGCGGGGAGGACATCAGTGTGGAAGGCAATTTCGCCGGCAGTACTAGAGTCAGCCTTCAACACCAGTCCAGAGATGGAAAAGTTGTTCCGCTCCAAGAGGCTCGACTCTGAGATCTTCTTCGCCCCAAGCTAG